The Roseovarius indicus genome has a segment encoding these proteins:
- the ureE gene encoding urease accessory protein UreE, with product MTDLPLAQTVRRAGEWRGVAEIVTLDYDTRFLRRKRLATDTGRPFVVDLEKTTSLEDGDALELDDGSRVVIRAAEEDVLVVTGKSIPRLAWHIGNRHTPCQIDTDRLLIQRDPVIRRMLEQLGATIEEARHAFTPEGGAYGHGRTHSHDHSHSHSHSPDKFHEHDAEHDPDETVDAG from the coding sequence ATGACCGACCTGCCCCTCGCCCAGACCGTCCGCCGCGCCGGGGAATGGCGCGGCGTGGCCGAGATCGTCACCCTCGACTACGACACCCGCTTCCTGCGCCGCAAACGCCTTGCCACCGACACCGGCCGCCCCTTCGTGGTCGACCTCGAAAAGACCACCTCCCTCGAGGACGGCGACGCGCTGGAACTCGATGACGGCTCCCGCGTGGTCATCCGTGCCGCCGAGGAAGACGTGCTCGTCGTCACCGGCAAAAGCATCCCGCGCCTTGCCTGGCATATCGGCAACCGCCACACCCCCTGCCAGATCGACACCGACCGCCTGCTCATCCAGCGCGACCCGGTGATCCGCCGGATGCTCGAACAGCTCGGCGCCACCATCGAGGAAGCCCGCCACGCCTTCACCCCCGAGGGCGGCGCCTATGGCCACGGCCGCACCCATTCCCACGACCACAGCCACAGCCACAGCCACAGTCCCGACAAGTTCCACGAGCACGACGCCGAACACGACCCCGACGAGACCGTCGATGCAGGCTGA
- a CDS encoding urease accessory protein UreF, which translates to MQADPRLLTLMQWLSPAYPLGSFAFSHGLESAIRAGWVHDAQSLEDWLADLLTDGSGRNDAVLLRLAHAAPSPQALDDINATARALSASAERLREAERQGKAFARVTSPVWSIDLPDLLLPVAVGRAAGLLSLDPDITTMLYLQGFASNLTSAAQRLMPLGQTQAQRTLSRLAPLCQSLVTETANATAADLHSNTFLSDIAAMTHETLQPRLFQS; encoded by the coding sequence ATGCAGGCTGACCCCCGCCTTCTCACCCTCATGCAATGGCTCTCGCCCGCCTACCCGCTGGGCAGCTTCGCCTTCTCCCACGGGCTCGAAAGCGCCATCCGCGCGGGCTGGGTCCATGACGCGCAATCCCTTGAAGACTGGCTCGCCGACCTGCTGACAGACGGCTCCGGCCGAAACGACGCCGTCCTCCTCCGCCTCGCCCACGCCGCCCCCTCGCCGCAGGCCCTCGACGACATCAACGCCACCGCCCGCGCCCTTTCCGCCTCCGCCGAACGCCTCCGCGAGGCCGAGCGCCAGGGCAAAGCCTTCGCCCGCGTCACCAGCCCGGTCTGGTCCATCGACCTGCCCGACCTTCTCCTGCCCGTCGCCGTCGGCCGCGCCGCGGGGCTCCTGTCGCTCGACCCCGACATCACCACCATGCTCTACCTGCAGGGCTTCGCCTCCAACCTCACCTCCGCCGCCCAGCGCCTCATGCCCTTGGGCCAGACGCAAGCCCAGCGCACGCTCTCCCGCCTCGCCCCCCTCTGCCAAAGCCTCGTCACCGAAACCGCCAACGCCACCGCGGCCGACCTCCACAGCAACACCTTCCTTTCCGACATCGCCGCGATGACCCACGAAACCCTGCAACCAAGGCTCTTCCAGTCATGA
- the ureG gene encoding urease accessory protein UreG: MTRMNGPLRIGIGGPVGAGKTTLTARLAELMKETWSIGVITNDIYTQEDAEALMRMQILPSDRVLGVETGGCPHTAIREDASINLAAVAEMQQRHPDLEVVLIESGGDNLSATFSPELADLTLYVIDVAAGEEIPRKGGPAITRSDLLVINKTDLAPHVGASLEIMARDAARMRGSRPVLFTALRHHEGQKAVLDAICDLSGLSPAPPLSQSHSSN; this comes from the coding sequence ATGACACGCATGAACGGCCCCCTCCGCATCGGCATCGGCGGCCCCGTCGGCGCCGGCAAGACCACCCTCACCGCACGCCTCGCCGAGCTGATGAAAGAAACCTGGTCCATCGGCGTCATCACCAACGACATCTACACCCAGGAAGACGCCGAGGCGCTCATGCGGATGCAGATCCTCCCCTCCGACCGCGTCCTCGGCGTCGAAACCGGCGGCTGCCCCCACACGGCGATCCGCGAAGACGCCTCCATCAACCTCGCCGCCGTGGCCGAGATGCAGCAACGCCACCCCGACCTCGAAGTCGTCCTCATCGAATCCGGCGGCGACAACCTGTCGGCCACCTTCAGCCCCGAACTGGCCGACCTTACCCTCTACGTCATCGACGTCGCCGCGGGCGAGGAGATCCCCCGCAAGGGCGGCCCCGCCATCACCCGTTCCGACCTGCTGGTGATCAACAAGACCGACCTCGCCCCCCATGTCGGCGCCTCGCTCGAAATCATGGCCCGCGACGCCGCCAGAATGCGCGGCTCCCGCCCCGTCCTCTTCACCGCCTTGCGCCACCACGAGGGGCAAAAAGCGGTGCTCGATGCCATTTGCGACTTGTCTGGCCTCTCCCCCGCTCCACCTCTGTCGCAAAGTCATTCTTCCAACTGA
- a CDS encoding efflux RND transporter periplasmic adaptor subunit yields MQRFLTALLMAAALPAMAPAQEGETPRLAKLVTVDAGDSAVTRKFFGHVAAKETVDLAFQVGGQVVKLPVVEGNPIDEGDLVAQLDLEPFELSLEQARVEKQQADRTLDRLRKLEGNAVSQVSVEDAETQANLAAIAVRNAERSLDEATLEAPFDGLVARRMVANFASVAAGSPVVRLHDMSELRVEIDVPEVLFQQAGRDPDLDLWATFPASDERFPLTVREFNAETSDIGQTFRITLAMQPPENLIVLPGSSVEVSATLRRPGTFITIPKTAVVTGNDGSPYVMVFTPEGADQGSVTRAPVSVEPTNTGNVRVTEGLEEGQEIVASGAADLKDGDTVSRFAGFPE; encoded by the coding sequence ATGCAACGATTCCTGACGGCCTTGCTCATGGCCGCGGCCCTGCCGGCCATGGCCCCGGCACAGGAGGGCGAAACGCCCCGCCTTGCCAAGCTGGTCACCGTCGACGCCGGCGATTCCGCCGTCACCCGCAAGTTCTTCGGCCACGTCGCCGCCAAGGAAACCGTCGATCTGGCGTTTCAGGTCGGCGGCCAGGTGGTCAAGCTGCCGGTGGTCGAAGGCAACCCGATCGACGAGGGCGACCTCGTAGCCCAGCTCGACCTCGAACCCTTCGAGCTCTCCCTCGAACAGGCCCGCGTCGAGAAGCAACAGGCCGACCGCACCCTCGACCGTCTCCGCAAACTGGAAGGCAACGCCGTCAGCCAGGTCTCCGTCGAAGACGCCGAGACCCAGGCCAACCTCGCCGCCATCGCCGTCCGCAACGCCGAACGCTCCCTCGACGAAGCCACGCTAGAGGCCCCCTTCGACGGTCTCGTCGCCCGCCGCATGGTCGCCAATTTCGCCTCCGTCGCCGCAGGAAGCCCGGTCGTCCGCCTGCATGACATGTCCGAACTCCGCGTCGAGATCGACGTGCCGGAAGTCCTCTTTCAGCAGGCCGGCCGCGACCCCGATCTCGACCTCTGGGCCACCTTCCCCGCCTCCGACGAACGCTTCCCCCTCACCGTGCGCGAATTCAACGCCGAAACCTCCGATATCGGCCAGACCTTCCGCATCACGCTCGCCATGCAGCCGCCCGAAAACCTGATCGTCCTGCCCGGCTCCTCGGTCGAGGTCTCGGCCACGCTGCGCAGGCCGGGCACCTTCATCACCATTCCGAAAACCGCCGTCGTCACCGGCAATGACGGCTCCCCCTATGTCATGGTCTTCACCCCGGAAGGCGCCGATCAGGGCAGCGTCACCCGCGCCCCCGTCTCCGTCGAGCCCACCAATACCGGCAATGTCCGCGTCACCGAAGGGCTGGAAGAAGGGCAGGAAATCGTCGCCAGCGGCGCCGCCGACCTGAAAGACGGCGACACCGTCTCCCGCTTCGCCGGCTTCCCGGAATAG
- a CDS encoding efflux RND transporter permease subunit has protein sequence MNIATLSIARPIYVWILVLTCLLGGLWGFATVGRLEDPSFTIKTAVVITQYPGASAMQVSREVSEPLESEIQKMGEVDEIRSVNQPGLSRITVDMKDIYGGDELPEIWTKLRTRVSDARLPEGTSQPFVNDSYGDVFGIYYAITAPGYSDREIYELSRFLRRELLTVDGVADVDVSGVPQEVVYVEPDLVQSTNQNVPPGAIQQAIANADSVTEGGTLDTETGRILIQGPEGSDTVSEIAGLTVGVNGEVLNLFDFSDVYRAREKDPDILIRHNGQEAFTVGVAGISSENIVDVGKRADAKLAELGPQLPMGIDIHPIYQQHEVVEEASNDFLTNLAMSVSIVVIVLALFMGWRAAVVVGSTLLLTVVGTLFFMGLFSIEMERISLGALIIAMGMLVDNAIVVAEGMQMTMLRGKSSHEAAEEAAGQTQIPLLGATVIGIMAFAGIGLSPDATGEFLFSLFAVIGISLLLSWLLALTVTPLLGHYFFKRGSGEGEAGSYNGFIFRAYAGLLRACLRLWWLVIPGLVAITVICFMLFGQIKQQFFPDSNTPLFFVHYKLEQGASIHETSEDLRVMEDWLSQQDEVVSTTAYAGQGAIRFMLTYQAEDPNPSYGHIIVRTETIDTIAALIDRMEGFMATTLPEGEFRAKRLAFGPGGGNPIEARFSGSDPAVLRDLADRAAERLTAASDNIVAPRIDWREQELVLRPIYATDRAQEAGINRDDVTGILRFATDGIQAGVYREGERQIPIILRADPEDDLALTDFVIYSESAQAFMPFEQMTNGLRFDPQNTLLKRRDRVLTITVGADIAPGLTAAQVQSEVTQTIEEMELPSGYQMEWGGELESSSQAQESLGRQLPLSLIVMVTISVLLFNAIRQPLIIWLLVPMSVNGVSLALLGTGMPFTFTALLGLLSLSGMLIKNGIVLVDQIDLDRRDNPETTLKDSIVNASVSRLRPVVLAAATTILGMIPLIWDAFFQSMAVTIMGGLAFASVLTLVAAPVFYYVFFIRADRKSPTTETTTPSPA, from the coding sequence ATGAACATCGCCACCCTCTCCATCGCCCGACCCATCTACGTCTGGATCCTGGTCCTCACCTGTCTGCTGGGCGGCCTCTGGGGGTTCGCCACCGTCGGCCGGCTCGAAGATCCCTCCTTCACCATCAAGACCGCGGTGGTCATCACCCAATACCCCGGCGCCAGCGCCATGCAGGTCTCGCGCGAGGTCTCCGAGCCGCTCGAATCCGAGATCCAGAAGATGGGCGAGGTCGACGAGATTCGCTCGGTCAACCAGCCCGGCCTGTCGCGCATCACCGTCGACATGAAGGATATCTACGGCGGCGACGAACTGCCCGAGATATGGACCAAGCTGCGCACCCGCGTCAGCGACGCCCGCCTGCCCGAAGGCACCTCTCAGCCCTTCGTCAACGACAGCTACGGCGACGTCTTCGGCATCTACTACGCCATCACCGCCCCGGGCTATTCCGACCGCGAGATCTACGAGCTTTCCCGCTTCCTCCGCCGCGAGCTTCTCACCGTCGACGGCGTCGCCGACGTCGATGTCTCCGGCGTCCCGCAGGAGGTGGTCTATGTCGAACCCGACCTGGTGCAATCGACCAACCAGAACGTGCCCCCCGGCGCCATCCAGCAGGCCATCGCCAACGCCGACAGCGTCACCGAGGGCGGCACGCTCGACACCGAAACCGGCCGCATCCTGATACAAGGCCCGGAAGGCAGCGACACCGTCTCCGAAATCGCCGGCCTCACCGTGGGCGTCAACGGCGAGGTGCTGAACCTCTTCGACTTCTCCGACGTCTACCGCGCCCGCGAGAAAGACCCCGACATCCTGATCCGCCACAACGGGCAGGAAGCCTTCACCGTCGGCGTCGCCGGCATCAGCTCCGAGAATATCGTCGACGTCGGCAAACGCGCCGACGCCAAGCTGGCGGAACTGGGCCCGCAACTGCCGATGGGCATCGATATCCACCCGATCTACCAGCAGCACGAGGTGGTCGAGGAGGCCTCCAACGACTTCCTCACCAACCTCGCCATGTCGGTCTCCATCGTGGTCATCGTGCTGGCGCTCTTCATGGGCTGGCGCGCGGCGGTCGTGGTGGGGTCCACCCTGCTGCTCACCGTGGTCGGCACGCTCTTCTTCATGGGGCTCTTCTCGATCGAGATGGAACGCATCTCGCTCGGCGCGCTCATCATCGCCATGGGCATGCTGGTCGACAACGCCATCGTCGTCGCGGAAGGCATGCAGATGACCATGCTGCGCGGCAAATCCTCCCACGAAGCCGCCGAAGAGGCCGCGGGTCAAACCCAGATCCCCCTCCTGGGCGCCACCGTCATCGGCATCATGGCCTTTGCCGGCATCGGCCTCAGCCCCGACGCCACCGGCGAATTCCTCTTCTCGCTCTTCGCGGTGATCGGCATATCGCTGCTGCTCTCGTGGCTGCTCGCGCTCACCGTCACGCCGCTGCTCGGCCACTACTTCTTCAAGCGCGGCAGCGGCGAAGGCGAAGCGGGCTCCTACAACGGTTTCATCTTCCGGGCCTATGCAGGCCTCCTGCGTGCCTGCCTCCGGCTCTGGTGGCTGGTCATTCCCGGCCTCGTCGCCATCACCGTGATCTGCTTCATGCTCTTCGGCCAGATCAAGCAACAGTTCTTCCCCGACAGCAACACGCCCCTCTTCTTCGTCCACTACAAGCTCGAACAGGGCGCCTCGATCCACGAAACATCCGAAGACCTGCGCGTCATGGAAGACTGGCTTTCGCAACAGGACGAGGTCGTCTCCACCACCGCCTATGCGGGCCAGGGCGCCATCCGCTTCATGCTCACCTACCAGGCCGAAGACCCGAACCCCTCCTACGGCCACATCATCGTCCGGACCGAAACCATCGACACCATCGCCGCGCTCATCGACCGGATGGAAGGCTTCATGGCCACCACCCTTCCCGAAGGGGAATTCCGCGCCAAGCGCCTCGCCTTCGGCCCCGGCGGCGGCAACCCGATCGAGGCCCGCTTCTCCGGCTCCGACCCGGCCGTCCTGCGCGACCTCGCCGACCGGGCCGCCGAACGGCTGACCGCGGCCTCCGACAACATCGTCGCCCCCCGCATCGACTGGCGCGAACAGGAACTCGTCCTGCGCCCGATCTACGCCACCGACCGCGCACAGGAGGCCGGCATCAACCGTGACGACGTCACCGGCATTCTGCGCTTCGCCACCGACGGCATACAGGCCGGCGTCTACCGCGAGGGCGAACGCCAGATCCCGATCATCCTGCGCGCCGACCCCGAAGACGACCTCGCCCTCACCGATTTCGTCATCTACTCCGAAAGCGCCCAGGCCTTCATGCCCTTCGAACAGATGACCAACGGCCTGCGCTTCGACCCGCAGAACACCCTCCTGAAACGCCGCGACCGCGTGCTCACCATCACCGTCGGCGCCGACATCGCCCCGGGCCTCACCGCCGCGCAGGTGCAATCCGAGGTGACGCAAACCATCGAGGAGATGGAACTCCCCTCCGGCTACCAGATGGAATGGGGCGGCGAGCTCGAAAGCTCCTCCCAGGCCCAGGAAAGCCTCGGCCGCCAGCTCCCGCTCAGCCTGATCGTCATGGTCACCATCTCGGTGCTGCTCTTCAACGCCATCCGCCAGCCGCTCATCATCTGGCTGCTGGTGCCGATGTCCGTCAACGGCGTCAGCCTCGCGCTTCTGGGCACCGGCATGCCCTTCACCTTCACGGCGCTGCTCGGGTTGCTCTCGCTCTCGGGGATGCTCATCAAGAACGGCATCGTCCTCGTCGACCAGATCGACCTCGACCGCCGCGACAATCCCGAGACCACCCTGAAGGATTCGATCGTCAACGCCTCGGTCTCGCGTCTCCGGCCCGTGGTGCTGGCGGCGGCCACCACCATCCTCGGCATGATCCCGCTGATATGGGATGCGTTCTTCCAGTCGATGGCGGTCACCATCATGGGCGGGCTCGCCTTCGCCTCGGTCCTGACCCTCGTCGCGGCCCCGGTCTTTTATTACGTGTTCTTCATCCGCGCCGACCGGAAATCGCCCACGACCGAGACGACAACACCTTCCCCGGCGTAA
- a CDS encoding autotransporter assembly complex protein TamA: protein MVSTRRIASSLLLLALLGTARIAGAAEVFIQLPASATGLDGQLRDASISVKTVEEEGVTTQDILAAARADYARMVGALYEVGRYGGVVSIKVDGREAADISPLATPSQIRQIVIQVQPGPLFRFSTTRIAPIAPETELPEGFRPGATAYSAVVGEAVDASVETWRNRGHAKVAIADQRITANHAGARLSAEITLAPGPRLTFGDLVVTRQGAVRPDRIRDIAGLPTGKVYSPEEVRKASRRLRRTGAFSSVVLEDAENIGPGNTLDINATLADAKPRRFGFGAEISSLEGLTLSGFWLHRNLLGGAERLRIEGEVSGIGGDSGGMDYIFSTRFDRPATFNPDTDLYLSARAQELDEPDFRERSIRVGGGFLHRFSDELTGEIGVAYQFTDINDDLGSRTLEHFLLPASLEYDTRDVELNAKKGVYANLELTPFVGLDNDSLGARLYFDARQYLTFGKTDGLTFATRAQFGSVSGAGIAQVPPDMLFYSGGAGTVRGQSYKDLAVNLGPGLRIGGRSFAAVSAELRARVKDKWSVVGFADAGFVGRDSFWDNGSSHYGAGVGVRYDTGLGPIRVDLATPLGSNAGENVELYIGIGQAF, encoded by the coding sequence TTGGTTTCAACCCGCCGCATCGCAAGCAGCCTGCTTTTACTCGCCCTTCTGGGCACCGCCCGCATCGCCGGCGCGGCCGAGGTCTTCATCCAGCTTCCCGCCAGCGCCACCGGCCTTGACGGGCAGCTGCGCGATGCCTCGATCAGCGTAAAGACCGTCGAGGAAGAGGGCGTCACCACCCAGGACATCCTCGCCGCCGCCCGCGCCGATTACGCCCGCATGGTCGGCGCCCTCTACGAGGTCGGCCGCTACGGCGGCGTGGTCAGCATCAAGGTCGACGGTCGCGAGGCGGCCGACATATCGCCGCTCGCCACCCCCAGCCAGATCCGCCAGATCGTGATCCAGGTGCAACCCGGCCCGCTCTTCCGCTTCTCCACCACCCGCATCGCGCCGATCGCCCCGGAAACCGAGCTGCCCGAGGGCTTCCGCCCCGGCGCCACCGCCTATTCCGCCGTCGTCGGCGAAGCCGTCGACGCCTCCGTCGAAACCTGGCGCAACCGCGGCCACGCCAAGGTCGCCATCGCCGACCAGCGCATCACCGCCAACCACGCCGGCGCCCGCCTCTCGGCCGAGATCACGCTGGCCCCTGGCCCCCGCCTCACCTTCGGCGACCTCGTCGTCACCCGCCAGGGCGCCGTCCGCCCCGACCGCATCCGCGATATCGCCGGCCTGCCCACCGGCAAGGTCTATTCCCCCGAAGAGGTCCGCAAGGCTTCCCGCCGCCTGCGCCGCACCGGCGCCTTCTCCTCCGTCGTGCTGGAAGACGCCGAGAACATCGGCCCCGGCAACACGCTCGACATCAACGCCACGCTCGCCGACGCCAAGCCGCGCCGCTTCGGCTTCGGCGCCGAGATCTCCTCGCTCGAAGGGCTCACCCTCTCGGGCTTCTGGCTCCACCGCAACCTGCTCGGCGGCGCCGAACGCCTCCGCATCGAGGGCGAGGTCAGCGGCATCGGCGGCGATTCCGGCGGGATGGATTACATCTTCTCCACCCGCTTCGACCGCCCGGCCACCTTCAACCCCGACACCGACCTCTACCTCAGCGCCCGCGCGCAGGAACTCGACGAGCCCGACTTCCGCGAACGCAGCATCCGCGTCGGCGGCGGCTTCCTGCACCGCTTCTCCGACGAGCTGACGGGCGAGATCGGCGTCGCCTACCAGTTCACCGACATCAACGACGATCTCGGCTCGCGCACGCTGGAACATTTCCTCCTGCCCGCCAGCCTCGAATACGACACCCGCGACGTCGAACTGAACGCCAAGAAAGGCGTCTACGCCAATCTCGAGCTGACCCCCTTCGTCGGCCTCGACAATGACAGCCTCGGCGCCCGGCTCTATTTCGACGCCCGCCAGTACCTCACCTTCGGCAAGACCGACGGCCTCACCTTCGCCACCCGCGCCCAGTTCGGCTCGGTCAGCGGCGCCGGCATCGCCCAGGTGCCGCCCGACATGCTGTTCTACTCCGGCGGCGCGGGAACCGTGCGCGGCCAGTCCTACAAGGATCTCGCCGTCAATCTCGGCCCCGGCTTGCGCATCGGCGGCCGCTCCTTCGCCGCCGTCTCGGCCGAACTCCGCGCCCGGGTGAAAGACAAGTGGTCGGTCGTGGGCTTCGCCGACGCCGGCTTCGTCGGCCGCGACAGTTTCTGGGACAACGGCTCGTCGCATTACGGCGCCGGCGTCGGCGTCCGCTACGACACCGGCCTCGGCCCCATCCGCGTCGACCTCGCCACCCCGCTCGGCAGCAATGCCGGCGAAAATGTCGAACTCTATATCGGGATAGGACAGGCATTCTGA